The Campylobacter sp. CN_NE2 region AGCGTAAAGTCCATAAATAGAACTTCTGCGATGATAAAAATAATGCCCAAAGCTATAAAAATCCACGCACTCATTTTGTCTCTTTTTTGCTACTTAAAAATTCTTTAATAACGCTTAGCGAGCCGATAAGTTCGCTAGTTTCGTAAGGCACTAAAATTTTATCTTTTGAGCCGTTTTTGGCTAGTTCGTTAAAGGCTTCAATGCGACCTTGTGTTAGCAGGTATTCGGCTGCAAATTTTGAATTTGCCATAGCCATATTGATATTATTCATAGCTTCTTTTTGACCTTCTGCTAGGGCGATTTGCTCGTATTTTTTCGCATCTGCCATGCGTTCAATCGCTTCTGCTTCAAGGACTTTTTCTTGTTTTAGGGCTTCTGCGTTGCGGATAAGGGCTGCTTTTTCGGCTTCTGCTTTAAGCTCGATTGCGCGTTTTTCGCGTTCTGCTTTCATTTGCAAATTCATCGCATCTTCGATACCTTTTGGCACGGAGATTTCTGAAATCTCCACTCTCATTATCTTTACGCCCCAGTTATCGGCTGCGTCGCCAAGAGCGATTTGGAGTTTTGAGTTGAGTTGATCCCTGCTTGAAAGTGTTTGATCTAGGCTCATTTCGCCGATTGCCGACCTTAGTGTAGTCATAGCCAAATTTGAAATGGCTTTGCGGTAATCTTCGACATTATAAAGTGCCATTTTTCCGTCGATTACTTTTAGAAATACGATTCCATCGACTGCGATATTGACATTATCTTTTGTGATGACTTGTTGTTTAGAAATATCGACGAGCTGCTCTCTAACGCTCATTCTTGCCCTTACGCTATCAAAAAACGGCACTATGACATGAAATCCGCCGTCTAAAACCTTGTGAAAGCGACCGAGCCGCTCTATAATCATAATTTCAGATTGTGAGACGATTTTGATACCTAGCTTTAAAATAGCTACAACCAAAAAGACGATTAAAACGACAAATACTGCAAATCCTTCCATAATTTTTCTCCTAGTGAATTTAAATTTGGAGATTATACCATTTAAATGCTTATTGCAAAATTTTATCAAAAAAATTAAGCCAAATTTG contains the following coding sequences:
- a CDS encoding SPFH domain-containing protein is translated as MEGFAVFVVLIVFLVVAILKLGIKIVSQSEIMIIERLGRFHKVLDGGFHVIVPFFDSVRARMSVREQLVDISKQQVITKDNVNIAVDGIVFLKVIDGKMALYNVEDYRKAISNLAMTTLRSAIGEMSLDQTLSSRDQLNSKLQIALGDAADNWGVKIMRVEISEISVPKGIEDAMNLQMKAEREKRAIELKAEAEKAALIRNAEALKQEKVLEAEAIERMADAKKYEQIALAEGQKEAMNNINMAMANSKFAAEYLLTQGRIEAFNELAKNGSKDKILVPYETSELIGSLSVIKEFLSSKKETK